The following proteins are encoded in a genomic region of Vibrio tasmaniensis:
- a CDS encoding MazG-related protein has protein sequence MSEKVKVALKWLKELLDAEGVEYQIVGGLAATIHGGSREIADIDLYIHNFDANKVLAHVSQFISKPLTHYAEYGWDLEYFQLIYQEQKIEIGLSHNTKIQSALDGSWHQLAIDFSESVIKDYQGIELPVIPVHQLVEYKRILGREVDLIDIQELTLAT, from the coding sequence AAGTAGCGCTGAAGTGGCTCAAAGAACTCTTGGATGCCGAGGGTGTTGAGTATCAAATTGTCGGAGGGCTAGCTGCAACGATACATGGTGGCAGTCGTGAAATCGCAGACATAGACCTTTATATCCACAACTTCGACGCAAATAAGGTTTTGGCTCACGTATCGCAATTCATATCTAAACCGTTAACTCACTACGCAGAATACGGCTGGGATCTCGAGTATTTCCAGTTGATTTACCAAGAACAAAAAATTGAAATTGGTTTATCTCATAATACGAAGATACAGTCGGCTCTAGATGGCTCTTGGCATCAACTCGCAATCGATTTTTCAGAGTCAGTAATTAAAGACTATCAAGGTATCGAACTGCCAGTCATTCCAGTCCATCAGTTAGTCGAGTACAAGCGAATATTGGGTAGGGAAGTCGACCTAATTGATATACAAGAACTGACGTTAGCCACTTAA
- a CDS encoding MmcQ/YjbR family DNA-binding protein, producing the protein MNYDEFNHFCGTFTGTSHVVQWGNSDVWKVGGKVFAIGGWSDGKKAAFTFKTSNLNYDFLSDCEGYKPAPYFANRGMKWIQQVETDGQLDDDLKYYLSESYRIVASGLSKRKQRELGIDNDKES; encoded by the coding sequence ATGAATTACGATGAATTTAACCATTTTTGCGGGACATTTACTGGGACGAGTCATGTCGTTCAATGGGGCAATTCAGATGTCTGGAAGGTGGGTGGTAAAGTCTTTGCTATTGGTGGTTGGAGTGACGGCAAAAAAGCGGCATTCACTTTTAAGACATCCAACTTAAATTACGATTTTCTCAGTGATTGTGAGGGCTATAAACCGGCTCCGTACTTTGCTAACCGTGGAATGAAATGGATACAGCAAGTTGAGACTGATGGTCAATTAGACGATGACCTAAAGTATTACTTGTCTGAGTCTTATCGAATTGTTGCGAGTGGCTTAAGTAAACGTAAACAACGAGAGTTGGGCATAGATAATGACAAGGAAAGCTGA
- a CDS encoding NUDIX hydrolase: MKNIAVTVVVRDGKVLVQKRFRHRQGKVFEFPGGSVDPGESGSQAAIRELWEETGLKALQLLGTHQALNNFGGEIHSVVLLADQNDEPEIVDAERQQTFYWLEPSAIPLDDFYCADIEFIENYLSRYA; encoded by the coding sequence TTGAAAAATATTGCTGTGACGGTGGTTGTAAGAGACGGAAAAGTTCTCGTCCAAAAACGCTTTAGACATCGCCAAGGTAAGGTATTTGAGTTCCCTGGAGGTTCAGTTGATCCCGGTGAGTCGGGTAGCCAAGCCGCAATTAGAGAGTTGTGGGAAGAAACAGGTCTTAAAGCGCTACAACTTCTCGGCACTCATCAAGCTTTGAATAACTTCGGTGGTGAGATTCATTCTGTAGTTTTGCTTGCGGATCAGAATGATGAGCCTGAAATAGTCGACGCAGAAAGACAGCAAACTTTCTATTGGCTAGAGCCCTCAGCGATTCCTCTTGATGATTTTTATTGTGCAGATATAGAGTTTATAGAGAACTATTTGAGTAGATATGCATAG